In the genome of Zobellia nedashkovskayae, the window AATATCCAGAAAAATATCGTTCCATATATATCAATGAAATACTGAAAAATTGAACGCTAATGAGAACACCGCATATCCATTCAGCAGCCGTTCGCTACGCTTGTAGATTGTAATTAATTAACACAACCGCAAATGAGAAATAAAAAACGGAAATGCCTAAAACCGATAGTAGCAGGCACTAATTAACAACCAAAATCCTGACAACTGAACAAAACAACAAATTCCCGTAAAAAACATTTTACGGGAATTTGTATAATTTAATAAAGCGAAAATTGTTTAACAGCAACTTATGCTAGCAACAACTCTTTTAATTCTTTAGCTGCTTTAGCTGGATCTTCTGCTCCGTAGATGGCTGCTCCTGCAACGGCTACTGTAACACCAGACTCCTTAACTGCTGTAATACTACTTAGGTTTACACCACCGGCAATAGAAACTGAAACTCCGGCTGTCTTGGCTTCGTCTATCAAAACCTGAATTGAGTATCCTTCTTCTGCTTGCTCATCTAAACCTGCATGTAACTCAACAAATTCCGCTCCTAATGCAATAGCTTCTTGAGCACGTTTTACTCTGTCTTTAACACCAATAGTATCTACAACAACACCTTTGCCGTGTGCTTTTGCAGATTTTACTGCGCCTGCTATGGTAGAATCTCCTGTTGCTCCCAAAATGGTAATATAATCTGCTCCGGCACCAAAAGCCATATCCGCTTCCAATTCTCCTGCATCGGCAGTTTTAAAATCGGCTAGAACCAATTTATCAGGAAAAGCATCTTTCATCTTTCTAATTCCGGATAAACCTTCACTCTTAATAAGTGGTGTTCCCAATTCTATAATATCTATGTAAGGCGCTACTTTAGTTGCTAATGCAATTGCGTCTTCTATTTTTAATAAATCTATTGCTACTTGTAATTTTACCATAATCTTATATTTAAAATGTTCTCTATTATTTACCTATTATCATTTTGTAATACCTACTCCATATTGGCATGACGCTTCCATAAATCCGAAGCCGGACTACCATCTAATTCCCAAAGTGCTTGAATAAGCGCATCCATAACCAATAAAAGCGACTGCTCAAAAAGACTGCCTGCGTATTGTTTGGAAACATCCTCGTCTCTTTCCTGCTTTTGTGCAGCAGGTATCTTAACCGTGTGGTTTGCCAATAATGCCAATGGAGAGTCCATATTGGTCGTAAAGCACACAACCCCTGCTCCTACTATTTTTGCGGTTTCCGCTGCTCCAACAATTCCGCCAGTGGTTCCAGAGCCGGAACCGGCAATTAGCACATCTCCTTTTCGTATGGCAGGTGATGTTGTTTCGCCAACCACATGAACTTTATATCCTAAATGCATGAATCGCATTGCTGCTGCTTTCATCATGAGTCCGGTACGTCCTGCTCCCATAATAAAAATATGTTCGGCTTCTGTTATTACCGCAATTAAAGGGGCTATATCCTCATATTGGATAGCTTTTACCAGTTTCAGGTGTTCTTCCATAATGGTGTTCATGGCACGCTTAACTAGTTCAGTATCCTTTTTTTTTAGTGTATTTTCCATATCTAAATCGACTTTAAATCTTTTGGTCATTAAAACCTAGTACAAAATTAGAGAGGCTTCTTCCGGTAGAGTTACACAATCTGATAGATGTCTGGTACAATCTGCCCATACCGACTTTTTAGATGGTGTTATTAGCTATTTTTGTGGTATATTTTGGAAACGGGTAGTTTTCTAGTCGATTATATCGATTATAAAATACGTTACGAATTCAATCAAAAAAACAAGTATTATGCTCAGTGATAAAGTTTTATATATAAGAGATTTGGGCAACTGCCCTCCAGCCTATTTAAACGATCCCGCACGAAGAGATTTCTTTGAAATTGTATGGCTACGAAACGAAGATGCGCTTCATGTTCCTCAGCATGATTTCCAAACCTTAAAAGGAGATTGGATTTATTTGATTCCGCCATACAGAGTGCACCAGTTAAACAAAGCCGGGAAAAATGGTGTATTGATTTCCTTTAAACAGGAACTCTTGGAAGGAGATTTAAAAGAGTTCTTATTGGATGTTTTTAGAATGTTCAATATACAAGGTGAATTTTCTTGTCTGCAGGTAAATGAGGAGAGCTCAAAAGGATTGGTTTCCGTTCTTCAGCTTTTGGAGCAAGAATACAATCAAGAAACTATTAATTTAATAATGATGAAAGCCCTTTTAAAAGTGTTTTTATTAAAGCTGATACAACTAAAAGAACAACACTTTACATTACAAGATATTAACGAAAAGCGGGTTTATGAGTTTATGCTTTTGCTTGAAAAGAATTATCAAAATGAGAGAAATGCCGATTTTTATGCTGGGAAACTAGGCATTAGCGCAAAGCGATTAAATCAAATATTAAAAGAAAAACTAGACAAAACAGGCGTGCAACTTATTCACGACCGTCTTATACTGGAAGCAAAAAGGCAAATTATACATAGTGAGAACACTATTAAAGAAATAGCCTATAATCTAGGTTTTAAGGATCACTCCTACTTTAGCCGATTTTTTAAATTGCATGCTGAACAGACTCCCCAAGAATTTCAAAACAATGTAAAGAAACATGTCATTTCACACGATAACACTTTGTATAGTTAGGGTAACTTTGAATTGAATTACATTTTTGAATAGGAAAGATCTCTTTTAAGAAATACATCTCAACTCTAAGCTAAAATACTAGTAAAGCTTAGGTTCAACAAAAAAATTAAGAACGAAAATTGATAGAGGATTTTAAAAATATTGCATATCTGAAGTCTGGAAACGAGAGACAAAAACTCGCCTATGCTGAAATTAAGGCAATTGAAATTTTAGAGAAACTCAAGGAGTACACCCCCATTTTAACCGGAACTATCCCAATCGGGATTGACCTACCTGAAAGCGATTTAGACATCATTTGCTATTGCAAAGACCATTTGTCTTTTAGTGCTTTCTTGCAACAAGAATTCTCGCATAAGCAAGGTTTTAAAGTTTACGCAACAACTCAAAACCATACTATATGTACCATTGCAGAATTTAAATCAGGAAGTTTTCTATTTGAAATTTTCGGACAAAGCATACCAACCGAACGGCAAAATGCTTGTCGTCATATGATTATTGAAAACCGAATTTTACTAGAAAAAGGGGCTGAGTTTAAGGAAGAAATTATAGCGTTAAAATCCCGTGGTATAAAAACCGAACCTGCATTTGCTAAACTATTGGGCCTAAACGGGAATCCGTATGTTGAATTATTAAAGCTGGGTAACAAACATAGCGCTCAATAGAATTATTATAGACTTAAGCTTAATGGAAAATATAAGGTGAATCTAATTTACGCCTCCCTATTCCATATCCGAATCTGTATCACTCTTAGGTTGAATAACCATACTAAAAGAAGGTTCAGTTTCGGTAATACTACCCGCGCCCTTTCTATTGACTTTAAAAAGGACATCCTTTTTTGTAGAAAATAATATAACAGAAAAGAAATGACTTTTAAGATGAGATTTCAACACTTCAAAAGCTTCATCTAAAGTAA includes:
- the hxlA gene encoding 3-hexulose-6-phosphate synthase — its product is MVKLQVAIDLLKIEDAIALATKVAPYIDIIELGTPLIKSEGLSGIRKMKDAFPDKLVLADFKTADAGELEADMAFGAGADYITILGATGDSTIAGAVKSAKAHGKGVVVDTIGVKDRVKRAQEAIALGAEFVELHAGLDEQAEEGYSIQVLIDEAKTAGVSVSIAGGVNLSSITAVKESGVTVAVAGAAIYGAEDPAKAAKELKELLLA
- the hxlB gene encoding 6-phospho-3-hexuloisomerase yields the protein MENTLKKKDTELVKRAMNTIMEEHLKLVKAIQYEDIAPLIAVITEAEHIFIMGAGRTGLMMKAAAMRFMHLGYKVHVVGETTSPAIRKGDVLIAGSGSGTTGGIVGAAETAKIVGAGVVCFTTNMDSPLALLANHTVKIPAAQKQERDEDVSKQYAGSLFEQSLLLVMDALIQALWELDGSPASDLWKRHANME
- a CDS encoding helix-turn-helix domain-containing protein, with amino-acid sequence MLSDKVLYIRDLGNCPPAYLNDPARRDFFEIVWLRNEDALHVPQHDFQTLKGDWIYLIPPYRVHQLNKAGKNGVLISFKQELLEGDLKEFLLDVFRMFNIQGEFSCLQVNEESSKGLVSVLQLLEQEYNQETINLIMMKALLKVFLLKLIQLKEQHFTLQDINEKRVYEFMLLLEKNYQNERNADFYAGKLGISAKRLNQILKEKLDKTGVQLIHDRLILEAKRQIIHSENTIKEIAYNLGFKDHSYFSRFFKLHAEQTPQEFQNNVKKHVISHDNTLYS
- a CDS encoding DUF4269 domain-containing protein, whose product is MIEDFKNIAYLKSGNERQKLAYAEIKAIEILEKLKEYTPILTGTIPIGIDLPESDLDIICYCKDHLSFSAFLQQEFSHKQGFKVYATTQNHTICTIAEFKSGSFLFEIFGQSIPTERQNACRHMIIENRILLEKGAEFKEEIIALKSRGIKTEPAFAKLLGLNGNPYVELLKLGNKHSAQ